From one Mycolicibacterium sp. HK-90 genomic stretch:
- a CDS encoding PAS domain-containing protein, whose product MNHDWLLVETLGSEPVVVARGSQTKNLVPISVFLRRNPHLMAIQSAIRETVLAGQGLSSITPKNDRVIRTEVVRMSDGQIHGVHVWIGPTDSEPPQRPIPGPLVWDLTAGVATDTPESLHNSGMNPETEATHDRTFADDLPARDLNGSEAKVLAMTIKPIVGNTLCTTWDVTDHHGETITVGFMARVIREPKDDGSDRLVCRAMNWRSERENPVVAPDNLAQRILNGLARPGVHRALVGLDDWKLLKWLDDPAPFFDWRHRDGGPARIHPADARHMARMTTDFSDGVTTAVLRMRAEGGGWRPVHMTINRIELDDDTFAGLVALRLPTDDEVATADLDQLD is encoded by the coding sequence ATGAACCACGACTGGCTGCTCGTGGAGACACTGGGTAGCGAGCCTGTTGTGGTCGCGCGAGGTTCGCAGACGAAGAATCTCGTCCCGATCAGTGTGTTCCTGCGACGGAATCCGCACCTGATGGCAATTCAGAGCGCCATCAGGGAAACCGTGCTGGCCGGACAGGGCCTGAGCAGCATCACACCCAAGAATGACCGCGTGATCCGCACCGAGGTGGTGCGGATGTCCGACGGCCAGATCCACGGGGTGCACGTTTGGATCGGCCCGACCGATTCCGAACCACCGCAGCGACCGATTCCGGGCCCACTGGTCTGGGACCTGACCGCAGGCGTGGCCACCGACACGCCCGAATCCCTGCACAACAGCGGGATGAACCCGGAAACCGAAGCCACGCACGATCGGACGTTCGCCGACGACCTGCCCGCCCGGGACCTGAACGGCAGCGAGGCCAAGGTGCTGGCCATGACGATCAAGCCCATCGTGGGAAACACCTTGTGCACCACCTGGGACGTGACCGACCACCACGGCGAGACCATCACCGTGGGCTTCATGGCCAGGGTGATCCGGGAACCGAAAGACGACGGCTCCGACCGGCTGGTCTGCCGCGCGATGAACTGGCGCAGCGAACGCGAGAATCCGGTGGTGGCTCCCGACAATCTGGCCCAACGCATCCTGAACGGGCTGGCCCGGCCCGGTGTGCACCGCGCCCTGGTCGGCCTCGACGACTGGAAGTTGTTGAAGTGGCTCGACGATCCGGCCCCGTTCTTCGATTGGCGTCACCGCGACGGCGGGCCCGCCCGCATCCATCCGGCCGATGCCCGCCACATGGCCCGGATGACCACGGATTTCTCCGACGGCGTCACCACCGCGGTGCTGCGGATGCGCGCCGAGGGCGGCGGTTGGCGCCCGGTGCACATGACGATCAACCGGATCGAGCTCGACGACGACACCTTCGCGGGCCTGGTGGCCCTGCGGCTCCCCACCGACGACGAGGTCGCGACGGCGGATCTCGATCAGCTCGACTAG
- a CDS encoding Rv3654c family TadE-like protein — protein MVVFAAAGGYLGAAVIARHRAQAAADLAVLGAAGAVTSGPESACLQATEIATRMRATVAECRIDGLDVMLEVAVPVRLGRWGAGPAKASARAGPVEVAG, from the coding sequence GTGGTCGTATTCGCCGCCGCGGGCGGGTATCTGGGCGCCGCGGTGATAGCCCGCCACCGGGCCCAGGCGGCGGCGGACCTGGCTGTGTTGGGCGCTGCGGGCGCCGTGACGTCCGGTCCGGAGTCGGCGTGTCTGCAGGCGACCGAGATCGCCACGCGGATGCGCGCGACCGTCGCCGAGTGCCGGATCGACGGGCTCGACGTGATGCTGGAGGTGGCGGTTCCGGTCCGGCTCGGGCGCTGGGGTGCCGGCCCGGCCAAGGCGTCGGCGCGCGCCGGACCGGTGGAGGTCGCAGGCTAG
- a CDS encoding TadE family type IV pilus minor pilin produces MASLVVVLALCVGGLSAVGMQIRCIDAAREAARLAARGDDSATTVARRIAPSGAVVHVGHDSGLVVARISAATVLPGVTVSAEAAAAVEPGVG; encoded by the coding sequence ATCGCCTCTCTGGTCGTGGTGCTGGCGTTGTGCGTCGGTGGCCTCAGCGCGGTCGGGATGCAGATCCGCTGCATCGACGCCGCGCGGGAGGCTGCCCGCCTGGCCGCCCGTGGGGACGACTCGGCCACGACCGTCGCCCGCCGGATCGCTCCGTCCGGTGCGGTGGTCCACGTCGGTCACGACAGCGGTCTGGTGGTGGCCCGGATCAGTGCGGCGACGGTGTTGCCGGGGGTCACGGTGTCCGCCGAGGCGGCCGCGGCGGTCGAGCCCGGCGTGGGATGA
- a CDS encoding DUF4244 domain-containing protein, with the protein MGENMIRRMNARATLLVLDESGMSTVEYAIGTIAAAAFGAILYTVVTGDSIVSALTNIISRALNTNV; encoded by the coding sequence ATGGGAGAAAACATGATTCGGCGCATGAATGCCAGGGCGACGCTGCTGGTTCTCGACGAGTCGGGGATGTCGACCGTCGAATATGCCATCGGCACCATCGCCGCCGCGGCGTTCGGGGCGATCTTGTACACGGTGGTGACCGGGGATTCGATCGTCAGCGCGCTGACCAACATCATCAGCCGGGCACTCAACACCAACGTCTAG
- a CDS encoding type II secretion system F family protein — protein sequence MTWAALLLAAALWIGADPARVRSRAAPAPGSRRRRQRVSDDDPLAAASTFDLFAACLAAGMAVSTAAAAATTSAPPALALPLRRASELLALGADPSRAWAPADAAGARDANAEALLRLARRSAASGSALADGVAELAAQARHDAATSADAVAERASVLVAGPLGLCYLPAFLCLGVVPVVAGLAGDVLGSGLL from the coding sequence ATGACCTGGGCTGCATTGCTTCTCGCCGCCGCACTGTGGATCGGCGCGGATCCGGCCCGAGTGCGCAGCCGGGCGGCACCCGCGCCGGGGTCACGGCGTCGCCGACAGCGGGTGTCGGATGATGATCCGCTCGCGGCAGCCTCGACCTTCGACCTGTTCGCGGCCTGTCTGGCGGCCGGGATGGCGGTCTCGACCGCGGCGGCGGCTGCCACGACGTCCGCTCCGCCGGCCCTGGCGCTGCCGCTGCGCCGAGCTTCCGAACTCCTTGCGCTCGGGGCCGATCCGAGCCGGGCCTGGGCGCCGGCCGACGCGGCAGGGGCCCGGGACGCCAACGCCGAGGCACTGCTGCGGTTGGCCCGCCGCTCGGCGGCCTCGGGCAGTGCATTGGCCGACGGAGTGGCCGAACTGGCCGCCCAGGCCCGCCACGACGCGGCGACGTCGGCCGACGCGGTGGCCGAACGCGCCTCGGTCCTTGTCGCCGGGCCCCTCGGGCTGTGCTACCTGCCGGCCTTTCTGTGCCTCGGTGTCGTTCCGGTGGTCGCCGGTCTGGCCGGTGACGTGCTGGGTTCGGGTTTGTTGTGA
- a CDS encoding type II secretion system F family protein has protein sequence MTVSALALAAALLVWPVMPRRAVALRSTPERRGVRAPWRTVVVLLGAVGAWLVPLPVALSVAMVAAVAAVRRRRHLNRRERQRESAALQAALDVLVGELRTGVHPVSAFGTAAGEVSGPVSHGMGAVAARARLGADVAAGLDDVASGSYLPMHWERLAACWRLAHTYGLSIATLMRTAQRDITERERFSSHVEAAMAGPRATAAVLAGLPVAGVALGQLIGAEPLAFLCGPGVGGWLLVIGVFLACTGLMWSDRITDRALG, from the coding sequence GTGACCGTCAGCGCCCTGGCGTTGGCGGCCGCACTTCTGGTGTGGCCGGTCATGCCCCGACGGGCGGTGGCGCTCCGAAGCACGCCTGAGCGGCGCGGGGTTCGGGCACCATGGCGGACGGTCGTGGTGTTGCTCGGCGCGGTGGGGGCGTGGCTGGTTCCACTGCCGGTGGCGCTCTCGGTCGCCATGGTGGCTGCCGTGGCGGCGGTACGCCGCAGGCGGCACCTGAACCGGCGCGAGCGGCAGCGCGAATCCGCTGCGCTGCAAGCGGCTCTCGACGTGTTGGTCGGAGAGTTACGCACCGGTGTCCATCCGGTCAGCGCCTTCGGCACCGCCGCCGGTGAGGTGTCCGGGCCGGTGAGTCACGGCATGGGCGCCGTCGCCGCGAGGGCCCGCCTGGGTGCGGACGTCGCGGCCGGACTGGACGATGTCGCTTCGGGGTCGTACTTGCCGATGCACTGGGAACGGCTCGCGGCCTGTTGGCGCCTGGCCCACACCTATGGGCTCTCGATCGCCACGCTCATGCGCACTGCTCAGCGCGATATCACGGAACGCGAACGGTTTTCGTCACACGTCGAGGCGGCGATGGCCGGTCCGCGCGCGACGGCTGCGGTACTGGCCGGACTCCCGGTGGCAGGCGTGGCACTGGGCCAGTTGATCGGTGCGGAGCCGCTGGCGTTCCTGTGCGGCCCCGGGGTGGGCGGGTGGCTGCTCGTCATCGGGGTGTTCCTGGCGTGCACCGGCCTGATGTGGTCGGATCGGATCACTGATCGGGCGCTGGGATGA
- a CDS encoding TadA family conjugal transfer-associated ATPase produces MSSSLIDRVRERLVAESSTLSPGVVAAAIRAESGGLLGDTEVLSNLRLLETELTGAGILEPLLCGATTTDVLVTAPDAVWVDDGNGLHRSTARFPDEDAVRRLAQRLALLAGRRLDEAQPWVDGQLTGIGPFTVRLHAVLPPVAAAGTCLSLRVLRPATQNLDSLIASGAIPRHAADLLRAIIQARLAFLISGGTGCGKTTLLAAALGVVAGHERIVCVEDAAELAPEHPHLVKLVARGANVEGVGEVTVRDLVRQALRMRPDRIVVGEVRGAEVVDLLAALNTGHDGGAGTVHANNPAEVPARLEALGALGGLDRAALISQLAAAVQVLLHVGRDGAGRRRLAEIAVLRRAAHGDLEVLSAWHADTGLGCGAEVLDSLIGRRMAS; encoded by the coding sequence ATGAGCTCGTCCCTGATCGACCGGGTCCGTGAGCGCCTGGTGGCTGAATCGTCGACCCTGAGCCCCGGCGTGGTGGCCGCGGCGATCCGGGCCGAATCCGGAGGACTGCTCGGCGACACCGAGGTGTTGAGCAATCTCCGGTTGCTGGAAACCGAGCTGACCGGAGCCGGAATCCTGGAGCCGCTGCTGTGTGGAGCGACCACCACCGACGTGCTCGTCACCGCGCCCGATGCGGTGTGGGTGGACGACGGCAACGGATTGCACCGCAGCACAGCGCGTTTCCCTGACGAGGACGCCGTCCGCCGGTTGGCGCAACGGTTGGCACTGTTGGCCGGTCGACGCCTCGACGAGGCCCAGCCCTGGGTGGACGGCCAACTCACCGGCATCGGCCCGTTCACCGTGCGCCTGCATGCGGTGCTACCTCCCGTCGCCGCCGCAGGCACGTGTCTCTCGCTGCGGGTTCTGCGTCCGGCGACGCAGAATCTCGACTCTCTCATCGCTTCTGGCGCGATTCCACGGCATGCGGCCGACCTGCTGCGCGCGATCATCCAGGCTCGGCTGGCCTTTCTCATCTCCGGTGGCACCGGTTGCGGCAAGACCACCCTGTTGGCGGCGGCGCTCGGGGTCGTCGCCGGGCATGAACGCATTGTCTGTGTCGAGGACGCCGCCGAACTGGCCCCGGAGCACCCGCATCTGGTCAAGCTGGTGGCCCGGGGCGCCAATGTCGAGGGTGTGGGCGAGGTGACGGTTCGCGATCTGGTCAGGCAGGCGCTGCGGATGCGTCCGGACCGGATCGTGGTGGGCGAGGTGCGCGGAGCAGAGGTGGTGGATCTGCTGGCCGCCCTCAACACCGGGCACGACGGCGGGGCGGGCACCGTGCATGCGAACAACCCGGCGGAAGTGCCGGCCCGGCTGGAAGCCCTCGGCGCCCTGGGCGGCCTGGACCGCGCCGCGCTGATCAGCCAGTTGGCGGCGGCGGTACAAGTGCTGCTGCATGTCGGGCGGGACGGCGCCGGGCGGCGTCGGCTCGCCGAGATCGCGGTGCTGCGCCGCGCTGCCCACGGGGATCTGGAAGTGCTCTCCGCCTGGCATGCCGACACTGGGTTGGGTTGTGGTGCAGAGGTTCTCGACAGCCTGATCGGGCGGAGGATGGCGTCGTGA
- the ssd gene encoding septum site-determining protein Ssd, translating into MAASNTPITPTGTVLAVIGDPQLRDDVSRVAAAAGVGLVVVDDLSGRKAWTAATAVLLDAPAARRCAARTLPRRAQVILVGHDGPQPGDWQAAISVGAQQVVTLPAQDTDLVAALSEATCHDEAGRGPVVAVVGARGGAGASVFAVALAQSASAALLVEADPWSGGIDLVAGSEDLAGLRWPDLALQGGRLGYAALRDALPRRDGVSVLSSGRSGADIEAGPLGAVIDAGCRGGVTVVCDVPRRATEAAETALDAADLVVVVAPADVRSCTAAAAARPWVLACNPNAGLVVRGPSPGGLRAAEVARIVELPLLAAMRPQAGIAEVLERGGLRVRARSPLGSAARRVLEVLARHPVQEAA; encoded by the coding sequence ATGGCCGCCTCGAACACGCCGATCACGCCGACGGGCACCGTGCTGGCGGTGATCGGCGACCCGCAGTTGCGCGACGACGTGTCGCGCGTCGCCGCCGCGGCAGGCGTCGGCCTGGTCGTCGTCGACGACCTCTCCGGGCGCAAGGCCTGGACGGCGGCCACCGCGGTGCTGCTCGATGCGCCCGCCGCCCGCCGCTGCGCCGCCCGGACGCTGCCTCGCCGCGCGCAGGTGATCCTCGTCGGCCACGACGGACCGCAGCCCGGGGACTGGCAGGCCGCGATCTCGGTGGGCGCGCAACAGGTGGTCACACTGCCCGCGCAGGACACCGACCTGGTGGCTGCCCTGTCCGAAGCCACCTGCCACGATGAGGCCGGCCGCGGCCCGGTGGTGGCGGTGGTGGGCGCGAGGGGAGGTGCCGGTGCTTCGGTGTTCGCGGTCGCGCTGGCCCAGTCGGCCTCGGCCGCGCTGCTGGTCGAGGCCGACCCGTGGAGCGGAGGCATCGATCTCGTGGCCGGCAGCGAGGACCTTGCCGGCCTGCGCTGGCCGGATCTGGCGCTGCAGGGCGGGCGGCTGGGCTATGCGGCGCTGCGGGACGCGCTGCCCCGGCGGGACGGCGTCAGTGTGCTCTCCAGCGGACGGTCCGGTGCCGACATCGAGGCCGGCCCGCTGGGCGCGGTGATCGACGCGGGTTGCCGTGGCGGTGTCACGGTCGTCTGCGATGTACCGCGGCGTGCCACCGAGGCGGCCGAAACCGCCCTGGACGCAGCCGATCTGGTGGTTGTGGTGGCACCCGCCGACGTCCGGTCGTGTACCGCGGCGGCCGCCGCGCGGCCATGGGTGCTGGCCTGCAACCCGAATGCCGGGCTGGTGGTGCGGGGTCCCTCCCCCGGTGGGCTGAGGGCAGCCGAGGTGGCCCGGATCGTGGAACTGCCGCTGCTGGCCGCGATGCGACCGCAGGCCGGCATCGCCGAAGTTCTGGAGCGCGGCGGGTTGCGGGTGCGGGCCCGCTCACCACTTGGCTCGGCGGCTCGCCGGGTGTTGGAGGTGCTGGCTCGTCATCCGGTGCAGGAGGCGGCATGA
- a CDS encoding HAD-IB family hydrolase translates to MAQQSAPHGGRPVRTAAFFDLDKTVIAKSSTLAFSKPFFNQGLLNRRTVLKSTYAQFLFLMSGADHEQMDRMRSYITNMCTGWDVEQVKSIVGETLHDIVDPLVFAEAAELIADHKLCGRDVVVVSASGEEIVAPIARALGATHAMATRMVVEDGRYTGEIAFYCYGEGKVEAIRALAAREGYALDHCYAYSDSITDIPMLEAVGHPTAVNPDRGLRKEAGARGWPVLTFTRPVSLRDRIPAPSGAAVATTAAVGISALAAGALTYSLLRRFTS, encoded by the coding sequence ATCGCACAGCAGTCCGCGCCGCACGGCGGTCGGCCGGTGCGTACAGCGGCCTTCTTCGACCTCGACAAGACCGTCATCGCCAAGTCCAGCACGCTTGCTTTCAGCAAACCCTTCTTCAACCAAGGTCTGCTGAACCGGCGCACCGTTCTCAAGTCGACCTACGCCCAGTTTCTGTTCCTGATGTCGGGCGCCGACCACGAGCAGATGGACCGGATGCGCAGCTACATCACCAACATGTGCACCGGCTGGGACGTCGAACAGGTGAAATCAATCGTCGGCGAAACGCTGCACGACATCGTCGACCCGCTGGTGTTCGCCGAGGCCGCCGAGCTGATCGCCGACCACAAACTGTGCGGGCGTGACGTGGTGGTGGTGTCGGCGTCCGGCGAGGAGATCGTCGCGCCGATCGCCAGGGCGCTCGGCGCCACCCATGCGATGGCCACCCGGATGGTGGTCGAAGACGGCCGCTACACCGGCGAGATCGCGTTCTACTGCTACGGCGAGGGCAAGGTCGAGGCGATCAGGGCACTGGCCGCACGCGAGGGCTATGCCCTCGACCACTGCTACGCCTACTCGGACTCGATCACCGACATCCCGATGCTCGAAGCAGTCGGGCACCCCACGGCCGTCAATCCCGACCGGGGGCTGCGCAAGGAGGCCGGCGCACGCGGGTGGCCGGTGCTGACCTTCACCCGACCGGTGTCCCTGCGCGACCGGATCCCGGCACCGTCGGGGGCCGCCGTCGCCACCACAGCGGCGGTCGGCATCAGTGCCCTGGCGGCGGGCGCGTTGACGTACTCACTGCTGCGCCGCTTCACCTCCTGA
- a CDS encoding oxidoreductase, whose translation MTTDPLAPLVDLPGVSAASDEARDALGRAHRHKFNLRGWPQTAAEAALRAARASAVLDGGALQLSADGEPDPVTAGAIRVSEALEGGATAMVGVWQRAPMQALARLHALAAADLTDDEHLGRPRTDPDVGRRLELLTEILAGGSKVPAPVLAAVAHGELISLAPFGTADGVVARAVSRLVTIASGLDPHGLGVPEVHWMRKSGEYRAAARGFASGTPDGLTAWLLLSSEALKGGAREALQIAQSAAG comes from the coding sequence ATGACGACCGATCCACTCGCACCGCTGGTCGACCTGCCCGGTGTTTCCGCGGCCAGCGACGAGGCGCGGGATGCCCTGGGCCGGGCGCATCGACACAAGTTCAACCTGCGCGGCTGGCCGCAGACCGCGGCCGAGGCGGCGCTGCGCGCGGCACGGGCCTCGGCGGTCCTCGACGGCGGAGCCCTTCAGCTGTCCGCCGACGGTGAACCCGATCCGGTGACCGCCGGGGCGATCCGGGTCTCCGAGGCCCTCGAGGGCGGCGCGACCGCGATGGTCGGGGTGTGGCAGCGGGCGCCGATGCAGGCGCTGGCCCGGTTGCATGCGCTGGCCGCCGCGGATCTGACCGACGACGAGCATCTCGGCCGGCCACGGACCGACCCTGATGTCGGCCGCCGGCTCGAGCTGCTGACCGAGATCCTGGCCGGCGGCTCCAAGGTTCCGGCCCCCGTGCTGGCCGCCGTCGCGCACGGCGAACTCATCAGCCTGGCACCCTTCGGCACCGCCGACGGGGTGGTGGCCCGCGCGGTATCGCGTCTGGTGACCATCGCCAGCGGGCTGGATCCGCACGGACTGGGCGTCCCCGAGGTGCACTGGATGCGCAAGTCGGGGGAGTACCGCGCTGCCGCACGGGGTTTCGCCTCCGGAACTCCGGACGGATTGACGGCGTGGTTGCTGCTCAGCAGTGAGGCGCTGAAAGGCGGTGCGCGAGAAGCGCTGCAGATCGCCCAATCGGCGGCCGGCTGA
- the acs gene encoding acetate--CoA ligase, translating to MSNAPATPTEVPSAYPPPADFAANANATGELYAEAEKDRLEFWAAQANRLNWQTPFSEVLDWSQAPFAKWFVGGKLNVAYNCVDRHVEAGNGDRVAIHWEGEPVGDARDITYAQLKDEVSQAANALSALGLTAGDRVAIYMPMVPEAIVAMLACARLGAMHSVVFAGFSASALKARVEDASAKLVITTDGQYRRGKAASLKDAVDEAVADQPSVEHVLVVRRTGIDVNWTEGRDLWWHETVEPASTDHTPEAFDSEQPLFLLYTSGTTGKPKGIVHTSGGYLTQSAYTHYNVFDLKPETDVYWCTADIGWVTGHTYIVYGPLANGATQVVYEGTPTSPTEHRHFEIIEKYGVTIYYTAPTLIRTFMKLGRQIPAAHNLSSLRLLGSVGEPINPEAWRWYREAIGANKTPIVDTWWQTETGAIMISPLPGVTAAKPGSAMTPLPGISAKIVDDDGNELVPGADEAEHVTGYLVLDQPWPSMLRGIWGDPQRFKDTYWSRFAEQGWYFAGDGARYDSDGNIWVLGRIDDVMNISGHRISTAEVESALVGHSGVAEAAVVGASDDTTGQAICAFVILKASAHGGADTMVEELRAQVATEISPIAKPREIHVVPELPKTRSGKIMRRLLRDVAEGRELGDTSTLVDPSVFEAIRASK from the coding sequence ATGTCAAACGCGCCAGCGACGCCTACCGAAGTTCCGTCAGCCTATCCGCCGCCTGCCGATTTCGCGGCCAACGCCAACGCGACGGGCGAGTTGTACGCCGAGGCCGAGAAGGATCGGCTGGAGTTCTGGGCCGCCCAGGCCAACCGGTTGAATTGGCAGACCCCGTTCAGCGAGGTTCTGGACTGGTCGCAGGCTCCGTTCGCGAAGTGGTTCGTCGGCGGCAAGCTCAACGTCGCCTACAACTGTGTCGATCGGCACGTGGAGGCGGGCAACGGCGACCGCGTGGCGATCCATTGGGAGGGTGAGCCCGTCGGCGACGCCCGCGACATCACCTACGCCCAGCTCAAGGACGAGGTCTCCCAAGCGGCCAACGCCCTGTCCGCCCTCGGCCTGACCGCGGGCGACCGGGTGGCCATCTACATGCCGATGGTGCCCGAGGCGATCGTGGCGATGCTGGCCTGCGCCCGGCTCGGTGCCATGCACAGCGTTGTCTTCGCCGGGTTCTCCGCTTCCGCACTCAAGGCGCGCGTCGAGGACGCTTCGGCCAAGCTCGTCATCACCACCGACGGCCAGTACCGGCGCGGTAAGGCCGCCTCCCTCAAGGACGCCGTCGACGAAGCTGTCGCGGATCAGCCGTCGGTCGAGCACGTGCTCGTGGTGCGCCGCACCGGCATCGACGTGAACTGGACCGAGGGCCGCGACCTGTGGTGGCACGAAACCGTCGAGCCCGCCTCCACCGACCACACGCCGGAGGCGTTCGACTCCGAGCAGCCGCTGTTCCTGCTGTACACCTCGGGCACCACCGGCAAGCCCAAGGGCATCGTGCACACCTCCGGTGGCTACCTGACCCAGTCGGCGTACACCCACTACAACGTGTTCGATCTCAAGCCCGAGACCGACGTGTACTGGTGCACCGCCGACATCGGCTGGGTGACCGGGCACACCTACATCGTCTACGGCCCGCTGGCCAACGGTGCCACCCAGGTGGTCTACGAGGGCACCCCCACCTCACCGACCGAGCACCGCCACTTCGAGATCATCGAAAAGTACGGTGTGACAATCTATTACACCGCGCCGACGCTGATCCGCACGTTCATGAAGCTGGGCCGCCAGATCCCCGCCGCGCACAACCTGTCCAGCCTGCGGCTGCTGGGTTCGGTGGGCGAGCCGATCAACCCCGAAGCCTGGCGCTGGTACCGGGAAGCCATCGGCGCCAACAAGACTCCGATCGTCGACACCTGGTGGCAGACCGAGACCGGGGCGATCATGATCTCCCCGCTGCCCGGTGTCACCGCAGCCAAGCCCGGCTCGGCCATGACCCCGCTGCCCGGCATCTCGGCCAAGATCGTCGACGACGACGGAAACGAGCTGGTGCCCGGCGCCGACGAGGCCGAACACGTCACCGGTTACCTGGTGCTCGACCAGCCGTGGCCGTCGATGCTGCGCGGGATCTGGGGTGACCCGCAGCGGTTCAAGGACACCTATTGGTCCCGGTTCGCCGAGCAGGGTTGGTACTTCGCCGGTGACGGCGCCCGCTACGACTCGGACGGCAACATCTGGGTGCTGGGCCGCATCGACGACGTCATGAACATCTCCGGGCACCGCATCTCGACCGCCGAGGTGGAGTCGGCCCTCGTCGGACACTCCGGTGTGGCCGAGGCGGCGGTGGTCGGCGCCAGCGATGACACCACCGGGCAGGCGATCTGCGCGTTCGTGATCCTCAAGGCCAGTGCGCACGGCGGTGCGGACACCATGGTCGAGGAGCTACGGGCTCAGGTGGCCACCGAGATCTCGCCGATCGCCAAGCCACGCGAGATCCACGTGGTGCCCGAGCTGCCCAAGACCCGCAGCGGCAAGATCATGCGCCGGTTGCTGCGCGATGTGGCCGAGGGCCGCGAGCTCGGCGACACCTCGACGCTGGTCGATCCGAGCGTGTTCGAGGCCATCCGCGCCAGCAAGTAG
- a CDS encoding S1 family peptidase, whose translation MTSRHRRQLLIGAPLIALVAIFSPARAHAAPPVVLGGGSGIVVNGESFCTLTAIGHDNAGRLIGFTSAHCGGPGATVSAEGADAAGVVGTMVAGNDSLDYAVIQFDPAKVTPTKNVNGFQIDGLGPDPAFGEVACKLGRTTGYSCGVTWGPGKDPGTIVNQVCGQPGDSGAPVTVNNRLVGMIHGAYSDELPTCVVQFVPLHTPAVTMSFNTQLADITAKNRPGTGFVPVG comes from the coding sequence TTGACGAGCAGACACCGCCGGCAGTTGCTCATTGGTGCACCGCTCATCGCTCTCGTCGCGATCTTCAGCCCGGCGCGGGCGCATGCCGCGCCGCCGGTGGTGCTGGGTGGCGGCTCGGGCATCGTGGTCAACGGGGAGTCGTTCTGCACACTCACCGCCATCGGGCACGACAACGCCGGCCGGCTGATCGGTTTCACCTCGGCCCACTGCGGCGGTCCGGGTGCCACGGTGTCGGCCGAAGGGGCCGACGCGGCCGGGGTGGTCGGCACGATGGTGGCCGGAAACGACAGCCTGGACTACGCGGTCATCCAGTTCGACCCGGCCAAGGTGACGCCGACCAAGAACGTCAACGGTTTCCAGATCGACGGCCTCGGGCCGGATCCGGCGTTCGGTGAGGTCGCCTGCAAGCTCGGGCGCACCACCGGCTATTCATGTGGCGTGACGTGGGGCCCGGGCAAGGATCCGGGCACCATTGTCAACCAGGTGTGCGGTCAGCCGGGCGACTCCGGCGCACCGGTCACGGTCAACAACCGACTGGTGGGCATGATCCACGGCGCCTACTCCGACGAGCTGCCCACCTGCGTCGTGCAGTTCGTGCCCCTGCATACGCCGGCGGTCACGATGTCCTTCAACACGCAGCTGGCGGACATCACCGCCAAGAACCGACCGGGAACGGGTTTCGTCCCGGTCGGCTAG
- a CDS encoding phage holin family protein, protein MSTGDRRDGVPTTVTSIPLVDPHAPKPDPSIGDLVKDATAQVSTLVRAEVELAKAEITRDVKKGLTGSVFFIAALVVLFYSTFFFFFFLAELLDTWLWRWVAFLIVFGLMVLATGALAFLGFLKVRRIKGPQQTIESVKETREALTPGHDKAAVPAVPARPATDPSGW, encoded by the coding sequence ATGAGCACAGGCGACCGCAGGGACGGCGTTCCGACGACGGTGACCTCGATTCCGCTCGTCGACCCGCACGCCCCCAAGCCGGATCCTTCTATCGGCGATCTCGTGAAGGACGCGACCGCGCAGGTGTCCACCCTGGTGCGCGCCGAGGTGGAACTGGCCAAGGCCGAGATCACCCGCGACGTGAAGAAGGGTCTGACCGGCAGCGTGTTCTTCATCGCCGCGCTGGTGGTGCTGTTCTACTCGACGTTCTTTTTCTTCTTCTTCCTGGCCGAGCTGCTCGACACCTGGCTGTGGCGCTGGGTGGCGTTCCTGATCGTGTTCGGGCTGATGGTGCTGGCAACGGGGGCGCTCGCGTTCCTCGGCTTCCTCAAGGTGCGACGAATCAAGGGTCCGCAGCAGACCATCGAGTCGGTCAAGGAGACCCGTGAGGCGCTGACGCCCGGCCACGACAAGGCCGCGGTGCCTGCCGTCCCGGCCAGGCCGGCCACCGACCCCTCAGGCTGGTAA